One Streptococcus sp. S1 DNA window includes the following coding sequences:
- a CDS encoding DUF6556 family protein — MSQYSRSNKNQKPEEKADTRPSRGEKVKQGLSVFQTVVATIASLLGIIVTSFTIMSLLNKDNQKTEDKPSSSTSVVVVHDKGSDSSATNTDTNTNTQTDSSNTDASSQKETDSSSANESSSSAAQDQGSTATDSGADTASSGTN; from the coding sequence ATGTCACAATATTCAAGAAGTAACAAAAACCAAAAACCTGAGGAAAAAGCAGATACAAGACCATCTCGCGGTGAGAAAGTCAAACAAGGTTTATCCGTATTTCAAACCGTTGTAGCTACGATTGCCAGTCTCTTAGGGATTATCGTCACTTCCTTTACCATTATGAGCCTGCTCAATAAAGACAATCAAAAAACAGAAGACAAACCATCTAGTAGCACCAGCGTCGTCGTTGTCCACGATAAGGGATCTGACTCAAGCGCTACCAATACAGATACTAACACCAATACGCAAACCGATTCAAGTAATACAGATGCTAGTTCACAAAAAGAAACCGATAGCTCATCTGCTAATGAATCTAGCTCGTCTGCCGCACAAGACCAAGGCTCCACAGCAACAGACAGTGGCGCAGATACAGCATCATCTGGAACCAACTAA